In Pristis pectinata isolate sPriPec2 chromosome 11, sPriPec2.1.pri, whole genome shotgun sequence, the following proteins share a genomic window:
- the LOC127575660 gene encoding serine/arginine repetitive matrix protein 1-like: MWLCSDQLLIRPKKRGGGFGDGRHARPPVSPPPPTRQGGWTQRGVRGVENGEGDGWGKCRGSSRPRSVRPQAARPHHASSVREAAAGNRQGFNFPTARRTKPRGIGHSPDRGGRKRQQAERTPPPPSDRESLHPRRERRRGGGGVVGGRRRKRAPPLSGPASLTHGARCRSERRPLAQPRPASSSAPSLPDKYQLCPPTSTPEIRPSHPPPPEDRKWQKRKQK; encoded by the exons ATGTGGCTTTGTTCTGACCAACTTTTAATAAGGCCTAAAAAACGGGGCGGAGGTTTCGGGGATGGGAGGCACGCCCGCCCacccgtctccccccccccccccacccggcaGGGAGGTTGGACCCagcggggggtgaggggtgtggagaaCGGTGAGGGAGACGGGTGGGGAAAATGTAGGGGATCATCCCGTCCCCGCTCCGTGCGCCCGCAGGCGGCGCGGCCCCACCACGCCAGCTCGGTGCGGGAGGCAGCGGCGGGCAACAGACAAGGCTTTAACTTCCCAACAGCCCGGCGCACAAAACCCCGCGGAATAGGCCACAGCCCAGACCGAGGAGGCAGAAAGAGGCAACAAGCGGAGagaacccctcctcccccctcagacAGAGAGTCGTTACACCCCCGGAGAGAGagacggcgggggggggggggggtggtggggggaaggaggaggaagcgAGCACCACCGCTATCCGGCCCAGCGTCACTCACACACGGTGCCCGGTGCCGATCGGAGCGGCGGCCTCTGGCTCAGCCCCGACCCGCGTCCAGTAGCGCTCCCTCTCTCCCGGACAAATATCAGCTGTGTCCACCGACGAGCACACCG GAGATTcgaccctcccaccccccacctccagaAGACAGGAAATGGCAGAAGAGGAAACAAAAGTGA